A genomic stretch from Triplophysa dalaica isolate WHDGS20190420 chromosome 4, ASM1584641v1, whole genome shotgun sequence includes:
- the fbp1a gene encoding fructose-1,6-bisphosphatase 1a has translation MSDRGAFDTNVVTLTRFLLEEGRKAKGTGELTTLLNAMCTAIKAISSAVRKAGIAHLYGIDGSTNVTGDQVKKLDILSNDLVINMIKSSFTSCVLVTEENETAIIVEPDRRGKYVVCFDPLDGSSNIDCLASIGTIFAIYRKCTDSEPSEKDALQPGRKIVAAGYALYGSATMIVLSTGQGVNCFMLDPAIGEFILVDRDLKIKKKGKIYSLNEGYALYFDPAVTEYLQKKKFPEDGSAPYGARYVGSMVADVHRTLVYGGIFLYPANVKSPKGKLRLLYECNPMAFIMEQAGGMATTGTTNILDIQPESIHQREPVVLGSPDDVQEYISIFQKHRK, from the exons ATGTCAGATCGGGGTGCTTTCGACACTAATGTTGTAACTTTGACGAGGTTTCTGCTGGAAGAAGGCAGAAAAGCGAAAGGCACGGGCGAGCTGACGACTCTTCTCAACGCGATGTGCACGGCGATAAAAGCCATCTCGAGCGCTGTGAGGAAAGCAGGTATCGCGCACCT GTATGGCATTGATGGAAGCACCAATGTGACAGGTGATCAGGTGAAGAAGCTTGACATCCTTTCCAATGACCTTGTCATCAACATGATCAAGTCCTCCTTTACATCATGCGTATTGGTGACAGAGGAAAATGAAACTGCTATCATCGTGGAACCCGACAGACGA GGTAAATATGTGGTTTGCTTCGACCCTTTGGATGGATCATCCAACATTGATTGCCTTGCTTCCATTGGGACCATCTTTGCCATCTACAGAAAG TGCACAGACAGCGAGCCATCAGAGAAGGATGCCCTGCAGCCTGGCAGGAAAATAGTAGCCGCTGGATACGCGCTGTATGGCAGCGCCACCATGATCGTGCTCTCCACTGGTCAGGGAGTGAACTGCTTCATGTTAGATCCA GCTATCGGGGAGTTCATTCTGGTGGACAGAGATTTGAAGATTAAGAAGAAAGGAAAGATCTACAGTCTGAATGAAGGTTATGCCCTTTATTTCGATCCTGCCGTCACGGAgtatctgcagaagaaaaagttcCCGGAG GATGGCAGTGCACCCTATGGAGCCCGTTATGTTGGCTCGATGGTAGCAGATGTGCATCGGACCCTTGTGTATGGAGGAATCTTTCTTTACCCTGCAAACGTGAAAAGCCCCAAAGGAAAG CTTCGACTGCTTTATGAATGCAACCCCATGGCCTTCATCATGGAGCAGGCTGGAGGAATGGCCACCACAGGGACCACAAACATTTTGGACATCCAGCCTGAGAGCATCCATCAGCGGGAACCTGTGGTGTTGGGTTCCCCCGATGATGTGCAAGAGTACATCTCCATCTTTCAGAAACATCGCAAATGA